One Phaseolus vulgaris cultivar G19833 chromosome 2, P. vulgaris v2.0, whole genome shotgun sequence DNA window includes the following coding sequences:
- the LOC137811654 gene encoding protein XRI1: MNNFHSLAYTATSTSLCGSSLGWDYHNLGVLNADKLSLMEAMEGSTPSLSPQHSDFSTGYLEDALIESCERSKRRRLLPCTTDEHSKSFIDDLEQNFWNFNPLWHQPVENFNFYCMNQIERFCGFSDELISTSRSEEANILLADSKTPEETISASESLNSSSSSYKQPVTCKTTDPTVAPTGSDEMGNKKVVTRVVYPFAMVKPGGREGDVTLNDINERILMPPTRPVRHPVGDFACRPCVSAEGPGLSGKAVVALTTIHTQGRGTITIIRTKG; this comes from the exons ATGAACAATTTTCATTCCCTAGCTTACACTGCTACCTCTACTAGCCTCTGTGGTTCTTCCCTAGGTTGGGATTATCACAACCTTGGAGTTCTCAACGCGGACAAATTGTCTTTAA TGGAAGCTATGGAGGGAAGTACACCATCACTCTCACCTCAACACTCTGATTTCTCAACTGGGTATCTCGAAGATGCTTTGATTGAATCATGTGAACGTTCCAAACGTAGACGCTTGCTGCCATGTACTACTGATGAACATAGCAAGAGTTTCATTGATGACCTTGAGCAG AATTTCTGGAACTTCAACCCCTTATGGCACCAACCAGTAGAGAACTTCAACTTCTACTGCATGAACCAGATAGAAAGGTTTTGTGGATTTTCAG ATGAGCTTATAAGCACATCAAGGAGCGAGGAAGCAAACATTCTTCTTGCAGATTCTAAAACACCGGAAGAGACAATATCAGCCTCTGAATCTTTAAATTCATCCTCATCTTCATACAAACAACCGGTGACATGCAAAACCACAGACCCCACAGTAGCCCCAACAG GCAGTGATGAAATGGGGAACAAAAAGGTGGTAACAAGAGTGGTGTATCCATTTGCAATGGTGAAGCCAGGAGGTAGGGAAGGTGATGTGACATTAAATGACATAAATGAGAGGATCCTAATGCCTCCCACAAGGCCAGTGAGGCATCCAGTTGGGGACTTTGCATGTCGGCCATGCGTGTCCGCAGAGGGTCCAGGCCTTTCAGGGAAAGCAGTGGTGGCCCTTACTACAATTCACACACAGGGAAGAGGCACAATCACTATTATCAGAACCAAAGGCTAA
- the LOC137811655 gene encoding histone-lysine N-methyltransferase ASHR2 — MSLAAPSSLLKVEEIQGRGRGMVASQPLKAGQIVLKDSPILLYSALPLIRQSLSLSSSASISCFCDHCFRTLPPILQGDSSLSTVLCPNCHYHRFCSSTCLSKALNSSHSSWVCQALSSLRANSLLLEQPLECQVQANFLVAAYNHANISPSDFQIMLSLQGSPDDTTIAAAQFLHPLISSLCSLSLISPQNGFSLELTCALLVKDKLNAFGIMQPFSADDDLRSVRAYGIYPYASFFNHDCLPNACRFDYVDSNPHEEGHNTDFIIRMINDVPQGREICLSYFPVNENYSSRQKRLIEDYGFSCNCDRCNVESNWSDNDSVEDNVAEDEEEAMDEDQYEIMEASDSDKHALEDNNDFPHAYFFLKYMCDRTNCWGTLAPLPPQGDTPSNVMECNVCGKLKSDDTFDNDEGLVED; from the coding sequence atgtCTTTGGCTGCTCCGAGTTCCCTTTTGAAGGTGGAGGAAATACAAGGAAGAGGGAGGGGAATGGTTGCATCTCAGCCCCTTAAAGCCGGTCAAATTGTCCTAAAAGACTCTCCCATTCTGCTGTATTCAGCTTTGCCCTTGATCAGACAGTCTTTGTCATTGTCGTCCTCTGCCTCAATTTCATGTTTCTGTGATCACTGCTTCAGAACCTTGCCTCCAATTTTACAGGGAGATTCTTCATTATCCACAGTTTTGTGCCCCAATTGTCACTACCATCGCTTCTGCAGCTCAACTTGTCTTTCAAAGGCATTGAACTCCTCCCATTCTTCTTGGGTATGTCAAGCGTTATCTAGTCTCAGAGCCAATTCTCTACTGCTTGAACAGCCCCTTGAGTGCCAAGTCCAGGCTAATTTTCTCGTAGCTGCCTACAATCATGCCAATATCTCCCCTTCAGACTTCCAAATTATGCTTTCTCTCCAGGGTTCTCCTGATGATACCACCATTGCCGCAGCCCAGTTCCTACACCCTCTTATTTCATCTCTCTGCTCACTTTCTCTCATTAGTCCCCAGAATGGATTTTCTTTAGAACTCACTTGTGCACTTCTTGTCAAGGACAAGCTCAATGCCTTTGGAATAATGCAGCCCTTCTCTGCAGATGACGACCTGAGATCTGTCAGAGCTTATGGTATTTACCCTTATGCTTCCTTTTTTAACCATGATTGCCTTCCCAATGCCTGCAGATTTGATTATGTGGACAGCAATCCACATGAAGAAGGCCATAATACCGACTTTATTATTAGGATGATTAATGATGTTCCCCAAGGAAGGGAGATCTGCTTGAGTTATTTCCCTGTGAATGAAAACTATTCTAGTAGGCAAAAGAGATTGATTGAAGATTATGGCTTCTCCTGTAATTGTGATCGATGTAATGTGGAGTCAAATTGGTCAGATAATGATAGTGTTGAAGATAATGTTGCTGAGGATGAAGAGGAAGCTATGGATGAGGACCAATATGAAATTATGGAAGCGTCAGACAGTGACAAACATGCCCTTGAAGACAATAATGATTTCCCACATgcatatttctttttaaaatacatgTGTGATAGAACGAATTGCTGGGGAACATTAGCTCCATTACCTCCACAGGGCGATACTCCATCCAATGTCATGGAATGCAATGTCTGTGGCAAATTGAAGAGTGACGATACCTTTGATAATGATGAAGGTCTTGTGGAGGACTAA